A single window of Ovis canadensis isolate MfBH-ARS-UI-01 breed Bighorn chromosome 17, ARS-UI_OviCan_v2, whole genome shotgun sequence DNA harbors:
- the LOC138422926 gene encoding mitochondrial import inner membrane translocase subunit TIM16: MAKYLAQIIVMGAQVVGRAFARALRQEFAASRAAADARGCAGHQSAAASNLSGLSLQEAQQILNVSKLSPEEIQKNYEHLFKVNDKSVGGSFYLQSKVVRAKERLEEELRIQAQEDRERQQPPKT, encoded by the coding sequence ATGGCCAAGTACCTGGCCCAGATCATTGTGATGGGCGCTCaggtggtgggcagggcctttgCCCGGGCCCTGCGGCAGGAGTTTGCAGCCAGCCGAGCAGCGGCAGACGCCCGGGGATGTGCCGGACACCAGTCTGCAGCCGCCTCCAACCTCTCAGGCCTCAGCCTCCAGGAGGCACAGCAGATTCTCAATGTCTCCAAGCTGAGCCCCGAGGAGATCCAGAAGAACTACGAACACCTATTCAAGGTGAACGATAAATCCGTGGGTGGCTCCTTCTACCTGCAGTCAAAGGTGGTCCGAGCGAAGGAGCGTCTTGAGGAGGAACTCAGAATCCAGGCCCAGGAGGACAGGGAGAGACAGCAGCCACCTAAAACGTGA